Part of the Roseofilum capinflatum BLCC-M114 genome, GAAGAATCTCTCCCTGAATTGGCGAGTTTCATTGACTATTTGCACTATAAAGCTAGAAAAGCAGAATCCAGTTTAGGGCAGCACGATGAAGGGAGTATTGATGAAAGTGATACCTGGACGGAAGAAGATCAATTAGATTTGGTGAATTTTTCCTGGCAATACGCGGCGACTACTTTGTATGAAAGTGAGGAAGCCACGAATGACCTTTAAGCCAGGAACCCTAGTCTCGGAGAAGCCCGGTTTCTTGGAGAAACCGGGCTTCTGGCTCCCACCCATAGCGCCAGGGGTGGGTGGCCAAAATCTGGGTGAAACCTGCCCCTACGGGATTATTAGAAAATTAAGGGAAAGGAATAAACAGAACTTGATTTTCATAGTCTTCGGGTTGACTACAAAGGACAAACAGTTCTAAATCGTTAATGATTCTGCCTATGGGTGCTGTGGCTATCACCTCAACGACTCCAATCATGGGTAGTCCTTGATTAACTCGTTCATAAGCGTACATGGTGATAGTCGCCACATCATGAGTGAGCAAAATTCGTCCCTCATTGGCTGCCCATTCTAGAATATCTGGATCGTCAGCGTTCATTAGTCCGACATCTTGGACTCGAACAATGTCTAATTCAGGTAAACGTCTGA contains:
- a CDS encoding DUF5615 family PIN-like protein encodes the protein MRLLTDENFNGAILRGLIRRLPELDIVRVQDVGLMNADDPDILEWAANEGRILLTHDVATITMYAYERVNQGLPMIGVVEVIATAPIGRIINDLELFVLCSQPEDYENQVLFIPFP